Below is a window of Pyrobaculum aerophilum str. IM2 DNA.
ACACATTTACATAATGTTTATAAAGTAATGTGGTACTGTAGCTGTGAGCGAGGCGGTGTTAGACGAGGTCAGGCGAGTGTACGTGCTGGACTTAAGGGGGTATGTGTGTCCATATCCTCAACTGGCCACTGTGAGGGCTATGCGCAAATTGCCCAAGGGAAGCGTCCTCGAGGTTATTACCGATAATCCCCCTAGTTGTGAAAACGTGCCGGCCGTAGCTAGGAGAGAGGGGGGCCTTGTGGAGGGGGTTTATGAAGTAGAGCGCGGAGTTTGGAAAATTGTAATTAGGGTATGAACAGGCTGGAGAGGTTTAAAGAGAGGGTTAAGCTCTATAGAGAGGCTGGGATTGCCTTGGAGTCCCTCTCTCTGGGCTGTTCGGTGAAGGTGGATTTGTACAACGTCTTGTACCCGGCCCTCCAGTTGCTCCGGGAGGAGATGTACAAGCTGAATTTAGTAATCGCCCCCAGGGAAGACGCGGCGATAATGCCTGGGGCTTCCGCCGCGCTGAGGCGGTATTTCCTAGACGTGGAGAACCCGCGGCTCGACCCGGCGGAAGTGGAGAAGCTGTCGCCCACAGTGGCAATAGTGCTGGCCCAAGTGTACATGGGCAAGGCCGCGGCGCCCGACCTCTTCGCCAAGTACGTCGCCGGGCTCTACAAGGCGCTTGGGTCCAGTAGACACAAAGTGTGGCTGGGGAAGGGCCACAGCATTATCAGCACTAAGAAGGGGGCTGAGTTCTTCATGGTGGACTTCCTAAAGGCGGAGGGGCAGGAGGGGTATATAGTGGCTAATAACGACACAATACAAGTTATTGACCCCTCTGAGGATTTCGACTCGCCGCTACAAATCGCCGTCGCTGTAAACAACGCTCTTAACGACTTGTTCACAAAAGGGGCGTGGAAGGATATTCACATAGCCCCCGTATACGACGCGCCGCCGCCTTTTAGAGGGCCTTTAGAGGCGAGGGTGAAGAGCTACGCCTCCAGCCTGGGGAAACTTGTTGAGGCCCCGCAACCTGAAATGGGTTACCTCCTCCTAGGCGCCACTGCATATGCGAGGCTCGACCGGGAGCCGCCCCTTTTTTACGACAAAATAAGAGAGGGCTTCGTGGTCGTGGTCACGAGGCCCTTCGGCGAATTGGCCTACTTCACCACCTACGTGGCAGTTCACACCGACGAGACTTTGATGAAAAAATTCGAGGAGGAAGTGATGCCAATAGAACAGTTTGAGGCCGAGAAGCGCAGGGTGTTAGAAATTATGGCAACGCCGAATTTAGAAGCGGCCAAGGCCATTTACCAATACCTCCCCGACTTGGGAGAGCGCTTTGATCCCGAGGCTCACATCGCCGCGACTATTGACGTCTCAGGCCCGGGGATATTTGTATTTAAGGAGGTGGCGGAAAGGGCAGGCGTCGACATTAGGCTTTTTGACGTCCCGTTGATGTCAAGCGCAGTTTCTAAATTCGCCGCAGATAATTACATAATGCCCGACGCCACCGCTGGCACTAACGGGGCCATTGCCATATTTGCCAGCAGAAAAGTGGCCGAGGAGCTGGTGGAAAAACTCTCAAAAGCACCCCACGCAAAACCGACAGTAATAGGCGTAGTTGAGGGGAAGGGGGAGGGCAGATTGATAGTGCCGGAGTGGGCCCTTCAGTACATCTCCAGCAAGAAGCTGAGGGAGAAGCTGGGGGCTGCCTCCGTCCTCGGGGGGCTTGCCAGAGTGGTCGGGAGGCCTATACGCGCGGTGGCGTATGTAGAAGGGGCTGTGCAAGGCGTCGGCTTCCGCCCAATGGCCCGGGCGAGGGCCAAGGCCCTTGGCTTGTTGGGATACGCCAAGAATCTCCCAGACGGCAGGGTGGAGGTGGTAGTCGAGGGAGACGAGGAGAGAGTGCGGAAATACGTAGAGGAGTTGTGTAAGGGGTTTGAGAACTGCAGAGTGGGCCAAGTGATATACGCGGAGGCAAGGGGCGAGTTCAGCGACTTCTCAATTTTATGAAAATAGGGGTAATAATCGCCTCCGACGATCCCATGAGGCTGTATGTAGCCGCCACGTATATAGCCACTGAGGTGGCCAGGGGGAATGAGGTTGGCGTTTTCGTCACCGGCAGGGGCGTGGTGCCGTTCTCCAAGGGAGATCTCTCTGACTATCCAGAGGCTGTCAAAATGAGAGAAATGAAGGTGACTTGGCTGGAGATATTCAAAGCGGCGAAGCCGCTGGGGGTAAAGGTGGCTGTCTGCGAAACTGCGGCGAAGATATACGGCCTAACTGCCCAGGACTTCCGCCATTTGGAAATTGTTGACGAAATTTCCTCTATGTATTCATTCCTAGAAGAATATGGGGAAAAAATTGTTA
It encodes the following:
- a CDS encoding sulfurtransferase TusA family protein — its product is MSEAVLDEVRRVYVLDLRGYVCPYPQLATVRAMRKLPKGSVLEVITDNPPSCENVPAVARREGGLVEGVYEVERGVWKIVIRV
- a CDS encoding SelD-related putative sulfur metabolism protein translates to MNRLERFKERVKLYREAGIALESLSLGCSVKVDLYNVLYPALQLLREEMYKLNLVIAPREDAAIMPGASAALRRYFLDVENPRLDPAEVEKLSPTVAIVLAQVYMGKAAAPDLFAKYVAGLYKALGSSRHKVWLGKGHSIISTKKGAEFFMVDFLKAEGQEGYIVANNDTIQVIDPSEDFDSPLQIAVAVNNALNDLFTKGAWKDIHIAPVYDAPPPFRGPLEARVKSYASSLGKLVEAPQPEMGYLLLGATAYARLDREPPLFYDKIREGFVVVVTRPFGELAYFTTYVAVHTDETLMKKFEEEVMPIEQFEAEKRRVLEIMATPNLEAAKAIYQYLPDLGERFDPEAHIAATIDVSGPGIFVFKEVAERAGVDIRLFDVPLMSSAVSKFAADNYIMPDATAGTNGAIAIFASRKVAEELVEKLSKAPHAKPTVIGVVEGKGEGRLIVPEWALQYISSKKLREKLGAASVLGGLARVVGRPIRAVAYVEGAVQGVGFRPMARARAKALGLLGYAKNLPDGRVEVVVEGDEERVRKYVEELCKGFENCRVGQVIYAEARGEFSDFSIL
- a CDS encoding DsrE family protein — translated: MKIGVIIASDDPMRLYVAATYIATEVARGNEVGVFVTGRGVVPFSKGDLSDYPEAVKMREMKVTWLEIFKAAKPLGVKVAVCETAAKIYGLTAQDFRHLEIVDEISSMYSFLEEYGEKIVTF